A window from Athalia rosae chromosome 5, iyAthRosa1.1, whole genome shotgun sequence encodes these proteins:
- the LOC105684032 gene encoding myotubularin-related protein 14, with the protein MTEIKPQDLQDLLGHFAKNTYRAKDADSTSQGIMQRCLLLSDVDYSHSVISNNGGELSAHYPSHLIVFEYEKTRGPTSETPPPPRTTDTIYESIYDVNKLRDLMKNARFARCRARFPLPVILYKGKHICRSATLSGGPEIYGRSGLDYFFSGNDGGAIGLPPDDEVDEATGGEFVSGDWQLFDRVRNQDIKLLKTLNVGTIVDFMVEKKKVKFGMNVTSSEKVDKEKRYSDFTIISLPYPGCEFFREYRDNDYIAKGLVFDWSQAHVDATIGVPEDLVSTQLRVNWDQYKIWDLVKLTQNYMKLVLRYLTDSGNGLLIHCISGWDRTPLFVSLLRLSLWADGVIHQSLNAHQILYFTIAYDWMLFGHNLEDRLSKGEEIFFFCFYFLKHIVDDEYSVLSPRCSRTRHPVLRNDSDSQLDNVMFDSESVVTLSSVSSNLSLNSWCSSVSQNSRDSQDNNPPSVFPGASNENHDEAHSNGNVVPWTFYSTQNWEGGGLGPRSPLPPNRTSPVAVPVPGRFRQRNESSSSVSGGSWQMISGTGSLRGSTSANASALEANSATCSTVSRQMFEACPGQTSQESSTTIIEDECLSQAASDHLTQRRKERLESVRTLFYNGYCSTIGFKFKDGSDSALGNLLGNFAEKVGILSVQRTSL; encoded by the exons ATGACTGAAATCAAGCCACAAGACCTCCAAGATCTTCTCGGCCATTTTGCCAAAAATACGTATCGCGCCAAGGACGCTGACAGCACG AGTCAGGGTATAATGCAGCGGTGTCTGTTGCTTTCTGATGTAGACTACAGTCACTCTGTTATAAGCAATAATGGAGGAGAATTAAGTGCCCATTATCCAAGTCACCTCATAGTttttgaatatgaaaaaacaagaggTCCAACCTCAGAGACACCACCTCCTCCGAGGACTACCGATACTATATACGAAAGTATCTATGATGTTAATAAGCTCAGAGATCTGATGAAGAATGCAAGGTTTGCCAGATGTAGAGCAAGGTTTCCCTTGCCTGTTATACTCTATAAGGGTAAACACATCTGTCGATCCGCCACACTCTCAGGAGGACCAGAAATATATGGGAGATCGGGCCTCGACTACTTCTTCTCTGGTAACGATGGAGGAGCCATCGGTCTACCACCAGATGACGAAGTAGACGAAGCTACAGGTGGAGAATTTGTCTCTGGGGATTGGCAGCTGTTCGATAGAGTTAGAAACCAAGATATCAAGCTGCTCAAGACTCTCAACGTTGGAACAATTGTGGATTTCATggttgaaaagaagaaagtaaaattcgGAATGAA TGTCACATCTTCAGAAAAGGTCGACAAAGAGAAGAGGTACTCTGACTTTACTATAATCTCACTGCCATATCCTGGGTGTGAATTCTTTAGAGAATACCGAGACAATGATTACATTGCCAAAGGTTTGGTATTCGACTGGAGCCAAGCACATGTCGATGCCACAATCGGAGTCCCAGAAGACCTGGTTTCAACACAACTCAGGGTCAACTGGGATCAGTACAAAATATGGGACCTAGTCAAGCTCACTCAGAACTATATGAAGCTAGTTTTACGATATCTTACAGACAGTGGAAATGGTTTACTCATCCACTGTATTTCTG GTTGGGACCGTACTCCgttattcgtttctttgttAAGACTAAGTTTATGGGCAGACGGTGTTATTCATCAGTCTTTAAACGCACACCAAATACTCTACTTCACAATAGCATACGATTGGATGTTATTTGGTCACAACTTGGAAGACAGACTGAGTAAAggtgaagaaatatttttcttctgcttttacTTTTTGAAGCATATAGTCGATGACGAATACAGTGTCCTCAGTCCGAGGTGTTCGAGAACTAGGCACCCCGTTTTGCGTAATGACAGTGATTCGCAACTTGACAACGTTATGTTTGACAGTGAATCAGTCGTTACGCTAAGCTCTGTCAGTTCAAACTTAAGTCTGAACAGTTGGTGCAGTTCTGTCAGTCAAAACAGTCGCGACAGTCAAGACAATAATCCACCCTCCGTATTTCCCGGCGCTTCTAACGAGAACCATGACGAGGCTCACAGCAACGG AAACGTGGTTCCGTGGACATTTTACTCTACTCAAAACTGGGAAGGTGGAGGACTGGGACCTCGGTCACCTTTGCCTCCCAATCGTACCTCTCCAGTTGCCGTTCCCGTACCAGGGAGATTCCGTCAGAGGAACGAATCATCTTCTTCTGTGAGCGGCGGATCGTGGCAGATGATATCGGGAACCGGAAGTCTCCGTGGGTCCACAAGCGCCAATGCTTCCGCTTTAGAAGCTAACAGTGCAACGTGTTCAACAGTCTCTAGACAAATGTTCGAAGCATGTCCAGGACAAACTTCTCAGGAATCTAGTACCACAATTATCGAAGATGAATGTTTATCTCAAGCGGCGTCGGATCATCTTACACA GAGACGGAAGGAACGACTGGAAAGTGTGAGAACGTTATTTTACAACGGATATTGTTCCACGATCGGGTTCAAGTTCAAAGATGGTTCCGATTCCGCATTAGGTAACTTGCTCGGCAATTTTGCAGAAAAAGTTGGTATCCTTTCAGTACAGCGTACATCGTTGTGA
- the LOC105684033 gene encoding ras-related protein Rap1, giving the protein MREYKIVVLGSGGVGKSALTVQFVQGIFVEKYDPTIEDSYRKQVEVDGQQCMLEILDTAGTEQFTAMRDLYMKNGQGFVLVYSITAQSTFNDLQDLREQILRVKDTDDVPMVLVGNKCDLEDERVVGKDQGVNLARQFNCAFMETSAKAKINVVDIFYDLVRQINKKSPEKKMKQKKPKLCRLL; this is encoded by the exons ATGCGCGAATACAAGATAGTGGTGCTGGGCAGCGGTGGTGTGGGGAAGTCCGCCCTCACCGTGCAATTCGTACAAGGTATATTCGTGGAGAAATACGATCCCACCATAGAGGACAGTTACCGCAAACAGGTGGAGGTCGACGGACAGCAGTGCATGCTGGAGATCCTTGACACTGCCGGAACG GAACAATTCACAGCGATGAGGGATCTGTACATGAAAAATGGCCAGGGTTTCGTACTAGTATATTCTATAACGGCACAATCGACGTTCAATGACCTTCAAGACCTGAGGGAACAAATACTACGAGTAAAAGATACGGACGACGTGCCCATGGTACTCGTCGGTAACAAATGTGACTTGGAGGACGAAAGGGTGGTCGGCAAGGACCAGGGTGTTAATCTAGCCCGGCAATTCAATTGCGCATTCATGGAGACCTCTGCCAAAGCGAAAATAAACGTCGTCGAT aTATTCTACGATCTGGTACGACAAATCAACAAGAAATCACctgagaaaaagatgaagcaaaaaaagccGAAGTTGTGCCGACTTTTGTAA
- the LOC105684034 gene encoding peroxisome biogenesis factor 10, with product MEKATRRAVNSRNASQAEILRSRQRDDLFANNLRDNLSELLHKIGGKKLLLQIAQSELPAKLAYFIVTTGMNNQTIGEEYTGIIQADVEARKIPSLGARTLAVLFEFFGEQALIKLLERLLTSINHPQSELRPEAVNFLNPFLTRLKIVIPLMIQAHRGLFYIFGRYYTLGKRLTGVNYVKVYGRRPPEQINWALRLLGAATLAQCALKLWRMRYLEDPKICDVGNDFKSALGNCQLCLEAVPTSATPCGHLFCWQCLADWLSSRPQCPLCREYAHPSRIIHLLNM from the exons ATGGAAAAAGCTACTCGACGCGCCGTGAATTCGAGAAATGCGAGTCAAGCGGAGATACTGAGATCCCGCCAAAGGGACGACCTATTCGCGAATAATCTTCGCGATAATCTGTCCGAATTGTTGCACAAAATTGGCGGTAAGAAATTACTTCTTCAGATAGCCCAGTCCGAGCTGCCGGCGAAACTCGCCTACTTCATCGTCACGACTGGAATGAACAATCAAACGATCGGCGAAGAGTACACGGGCATTATACAGGCCGATGTAGAAGCCAGAAAGATCCCTTCGTTGGGC gCAAGAACGCTCGCAGTgctgttcgaatttttcggcgaACAAGCCTTGATAAAATTGCTGGAGAGACTTTTGACCTCCATAAATCATCCCCAGAGCGAACTCAGACCCGAAGcggttaattttttgaatccgtTTTTAACGAGACTGAAAATCGTGATACCCTTGATGATCCAGGCGCATCGAGGtctcttttatattttcggtCGTTATTACACACTGGGAAAGAGATTGACCGGTGTGAATTACGTGAAg GTCTACGGACGTCGTCCTCCGGAGCAAATAAATTGGGCCCTCCGTCTGCTCGGGGCAGCAACTTTAGCGCAATGTGCGTTAAAGTTGTGGCGTATGAGGTATCTCGAAGATCCGAAGATCTGCGACGTTGGAAACGACTTCAAATCAGCGTTAGGGAATTGTCAATTATGCCTCGAAGCTGTTCCAACGAGCGCGACACCCTGCGGTCATCTTTTCTGCTGGCAATGTCTCGCGGATTGGCTTTCGAGCAGACCGCAGTGCCCGTTATGCAGGGAATACGCGCATCCTTcgagaattattcatttattgaacATGTGA